One segment of Pandoraea pnomenusa DNA contains the following:
- a CDS encoding enoyl-CoA hydratase, producing MTATELSADLSATPEPLVLVTRGEGDLAGVVTLTLNRPRQFNALSEAMLDALGRALDVVASDASARVVVLGAAGAAFCAGHDLKEMRAEPSLDYYRKLFNQCTRVMLTMQRMPQPVIARVHGIATAAGCQLVAMCDLAVATSVARFAVSGINVGLFCATPGVALSRNLSRKQAMEMLLTGDFIDAQTARERGLVNRVVAVERLDAEVAALCRSILAKPAAAVAAGKGLFYRQVETGIEAAYQMAGQTMACNMMDACALEGVQAFIEKRPPDWAKPPTA from the coding sequence ATGACGGCAACCGAACTCTCGGCGGACCTCTCGGCGACGCCCGAGCCTCTCGTACTTGTGACGCGCGGCGAGGGTGACCTGGCCGGCGTGGTGACGCTCACGCTCAATCGACCGCGTCAGTTCAATGCGTTGTCCGAAGCGATGCTTGATGCGCTCGGGCGCGCCCTCGACGTGGTGGCGAGCGACGCGAGCGCGCGCGTGGTGGTGCTAGGCGCCGCGGGCGCCGCGTTCTGCGCGGGACACGATCTCAAGGAAATGCGCGCCGAGCCGTCGCTCGACTACTACCGCAAACTGTTCAATCAGTGCACCCGCGTGATGCTGACGATGCAGCGCATGCCGCAACCGGTCATCGCACGTGTGCACGGCATCGCGACCGCCGCGGGCTGTCAATTGGTGGCGATGTGCGATCTGGCGGTTGCCACCTCGGTGGCGCGGTTCGCCGTTTCCGGCATCAATGTCGGTCTGTTCTGCGCGACGCCGGGCGTGGCGCTTTCGCGCAACCTCTCTCGCAAGCAGGCCATGGAGATGCTGCTCACCGGCGACTTCATCGACGCGCAAACGGCACGCGAGCGGGGGCTGGTCAATCGCGTGGTGGCCGTGGAGCGGCTCGATGCGGAAGTCGCGGCGCTGTGCCGCTCGATTCTCGCCAAGCCCGCGGCTGCGGTGGCGGCGGGCAAGGGGCTGTTCTACCGGCAAGTCGAAACCGGTATCGAAGCCGCGTATCAGATGGCCGGGCAAACGATGGCATGCAACATGATGGACGCGTGCGCGCTCGAAGGCGTGCAGGCATTCATCGAGAAACGCCCGCCCGATTGGGCAAAGCCGCCGACGGCCTGA
- the rfaD gene encoding ADP-glyceromanno-heptose 6-epimerase, producing MTIIVTGAAGFIGANLVKALNERGETDIVAVDNLTRADKFRNLVDCEISDYLDKTDFVARFQRREFGRVRAIFHEGACSDTMETDGRYMMENNFRYTRALFEACQTQTVPFLYASSAATYGASETFVESREYEKPLNVYGYSKFLFDQIVRRAMREAGGKLPSQVAGFRYFNVYGPREAHKGRMASVAFHNFNEFRANGRVKLFGEYNGYAAGTQSRDFVSVEDVVKVNLHFFDHPERSGIFNLGTGRAQPFNDIAVAVINTLREEAGEAPLSLDEMVRQGLVEYIPFPDALRGKYQCFTQASVEHLRQAGGYQQPFYTVGEGVSRYVRWLLAQ from the coding sequence ATGACCATCATCGTCACCGGCGCCGCCGGTTTCATCGGCGCGAACCTCGTCAAAGCCCTCAACGAGCGCGGCGAGACCGACATCGTGGCGGTCGACAACCTCACACGCGCCGACAAATTCCGCAATCTGGTCGATTGCGAAATCAGCGACTACCTCGACAAGACCGATTTCGTCGCGCGTTTCCAGCGCCGCGAGTTCGGTCGCGTGCGCGCGATTTTCCATGAAGGCGCCTGCTCCGACACGATGGAGACCGACGGCCGCTACATGATGGAGAACAACTTCCGCTACACGCGCGCGTTGTTCGAGGCGTGCCAGACGCAGACGGTGCCGTTCCTCTACGCGTCTTCCGCGGCGACGTACGGCGCCTCGGAAACGTTCGTGGAATCGCGCGAGTACGAGAAGCCCCTCAACGTCTACGGGTACTCGAAATTCCTCTTCGACCAGATCGTGCGTCGCGCCATGCGCGAGGCGGGTGGCAAGCTGCCGAGCCAGGTGGCGGGGTTTCGCTACTTCAACGTGTACGGCCCGCGCGAAGCGCACAAGGGGCGCATGGCCTCGGTGGCGTTCCACAACTTCAACGAGTTCCGCGCCAACGGCCGCGTGAAGCTCTTTGGCGAGTACAACGGCTATGCGGCGGGCACGCAAAGTCGCGACTTCGTGTCCGTCGAGGACGTGGTCAAGGTGAATCTGCACTTCTTCGATCATCCCGAGCGAAGCGGCATCTTCAACCTCGGCACGGGCCGCGCGCAGCCGTTCAATGACATTGCGGTCGCCGTGATCAACACGTTGCGCGAAGAGGCCGGCGAGGCGCCGCTCTCGCTTGACGAGATGGTGCGACAGGGGCTCGTCGAGTACATCCCGTTCCCCGACGCGCTGCGTGGCAAGTATCAGTGCTTCACCCAGGCGAGCGTCGAGCATCTGCGCCAGGCGGGTGGGTATCAGCAGCCGTTCTATACGGTCGGTGAGGGCGTCTCGCGCTACGTGCGCTGGCTGTTGGCCCAATAG
- a CDS encoding histone deacetylase family protein yields the protein MATGFYTHPDCVRHEMGEWHPECPERLRAIEDQLIAGRIDGLLERREAPAADEASLRLVHTQDHIDFIRDNIPESGYFPIDPDTLLNPYSWRAATRAAGAAVAATDAVIRGELDNAFCSVRPPGHHATPTRAMGFCLFNNVAIAAAHALEVHGLSRVAIIDFDVHHGNGTEAAFANDERVLMCGIFQHPFYPFSGALDPAPNMLNIPLAARSSGMQAREAIDFGWLGQLDAFRPEMVFISAGFDAHREDDLGGLGLTEADFTWITERVKAVADRHAKGRIVSCLEGGYNLSALGRSVVAHLKVLADV from the coding sequence ATGGCTACCGGGTTTTATACGCATCCCGATTGCGTCCGTCACGAAATGGGCGAGTGGCATCCCGAATGCCCCGAACGACTGCGCGCCATCGAGGACCAGTTGATCGCCGGGCGCATCGACGGCCTGCTCGAACGCCGAGAAGCGCCGGCGGCCGACGAGGCCAGCCTGCGGCTCGTGCACACGCAGGATCACATCGACTTCATTCGCGACAACATTCCCGAGTCGGGCTATTTCCCGATCGACCCCGACACGCTGCTCAATCCGTATTCGTGGCGTGCTGCCACACGCGCGGCGGGCGCGGCCGTCGCGGCGACCGATGCCGTCATTCGCGGCGAACTCGACAATGCGTTCTGCAGCGTGCGTCCGCCGGGGCACCATGCCACGCCGACGCGGGCCATGGGGTTCTGCCTGTTCAACAACGTGGCGATCGCCGCCGCGCACGCGCTCGAAGTGCATGGGCTTTCGCGCGTGGCGATCATCGATTTCGACGTGCACCACGGCAACGGCACGGAAGCGGCGTTCGCCAACGACGAGCGCGTGCTGATGTGCGGCATCTTCCAGCATCCGTTCTATCCGTTCTCCGGCGCGCTTGATCCGGCGCCGAACATGCTTAACATCCCGCTTGCCGCGCGCTCTTCCGGCATGCAGGCGCGCGAAGCGATCGACTTTGGCTGGCTGGGGCAACTTGACGCGTTCCGCCCGGAAATGGTCTTCATTTCGGCGGGATTCGACGCGCACCGCGAAGACGATCTCGGCGGGCTGGGTTTGACCGAAGCCGACTTCACCTGGATCACGGAGCGGGTGAAGGCCGTTGCCGACCGTCATGCGAAGGGGCGCATCGTGAGCTGCCTCGAAGGCGGCTACAACCTCTCGGCGCTCGGGCGCAGCGTCGTTGCGCATCTGAAGGTGCTCGCCGACGTCTGA
- the rfaE1 gene encoding D-glycero-beta-D-manno-heptose-7-phosphate kinase has product MTLTATSLSRTVQAPGVPTVSREAFHRARVLIVGDVMLDRYWFGDVNRISPEAPVPVVHVKRNEERLGGAANVALNATSLGAQAGLLCVLGEDEPGERVVDLLDASGVTAFVTRDADLSTTIKLRIVSRQQQLLRIDFENQPAREVLLAVLDQYRQLLANYDVVLLSDYAKGGLTHVQPMIEAARKAGKPVLVDPKGSDYERYRGATILTPNRSELQQVVGEWHSEDDLTVRAQNLRESLGLEALLLTRSEEGMTLFTQNGALHVPAQAREVYDVSGAGDTVIATLAASLAAGLPLAQAVVLANRAGSIVVGKLGTATVDYTELFSDLT; this is encoded by the coding sequence ATGACTTTGACGGCAACTTCGCTTTCTCGCACGGTGCAGGCGCCCGGCGTGCCCACGGTGTCGCGTGAGGCGTTCCACCGCGCGCGCGTGCTGATCGTCGGCGACGTGATGCTCGATCGCTATTGGTTCGGCGACGTCAATCGCATTTCGCCGGAGGCGCCGGTGCCCGTGGTGCACGTCAAGCGCAACGAGGAACGTCTGGGCGGCGCGGCGAACGTGGCGCTCAACGCCACGTCGCTGGGGGCGCAGGCCGGGCTGCTGTGCGTGCTCGGCGAGGACGAGCCCGGCGAGCGGGTGGTCGATCTGCTCGACGCGAGCGGCGTGACGGCGTTCGTCACGCGCGATGCGGATCTGTCGACCACGATCAAGCTGCGCATCGTGTCGCGTCAACAGCAATTGCTGCGCATCGACTTCGAGAATCAGCCGGCGCGCGAAGTGCTGCTCGCCGTGCTCGATCAGTATCGCCAGTTGCTGGCGAACTATGACGTCGTGTTGCTCTCCGATTATGCGAAGGGCGGCCTGACGCATGTCCAGCCGATGATCGAAGCGGCGCGCAAGGCGGGCAAGCCCGTGCTCGTCGATCCGAAGGGCAGCGATTACGAGCGTTATCGGGGTGCCACCATCCTCACGCCGAACCGCTCCGAATTGCAGCAGGTCGTGGGCGAATGGCATTCGGAAGACGATTTGACGGTTCGCGCGCAGAATCTGCGCGAATCGCTGGGGCTCGAAGCGTTGTTGCTCACGCGTTCGGAAGAGGGCATGACGCTCTTCACCCAGAACGGTGCGCTGCACGTCCCGGCCCAGGCACGCGAAGTGTATGATGTGTCGGGCGCGGGCGACACCGTGATTGCCACGCTCGCCGCCTCGCTCGCCGCCGGTCTGCCGCTTGCGCAGGCGGTGGTGCTCGCCAATCGCGCGGGCAGTATCGTCGTGGGCAAGCTGGGCACCGCGACCGTGGATTACACCGAACTCTTTTCCGATCTGACATGA
- a CDS encoding electron transfer flavoprotein subunit alpha/FixB family protein — MSILVIAEHDNQSIKAATLNTVAAALQCGEDVHVLVAGNNAKAAADAAAQIAGVKKVLLAEAAYFGDGLAENIADEVVSIAGGYTHILAPATAYGKNIAPRVAALLDVAQISDITKVDSADTFERPIYAGNAIATVQSADKVKVITVRSTGFDAVSATGGSAAVESVAATPDAGVSQFVGREVTKLDRPELTSAKIIVSGGRGLGSGENYTKVLEPLADKLGAALGASRAAVDAGYVPNDYQVGQTGKIVAPQLYVAVGISGAIQHLAGMKDSKVIVAINKDPEAPIFSVADYGLVGDLFTVVPELTGAL, encoded by the coding sequence ATGAGCATTCTGGTAATTGCGGAACACGACAACCAGTCGATCAAGGCGGCCACGCTCAACACGGTGGCGGCGGCGCTGCAATGCGGCGAGGACGTGCACGTGCTGGTGGCGGGCAACAACGCGAAGGCGGCGGCAGACGCCGCGGCGCAGATCGCGGGCGTGAAGAAGGTGTTGCTGGCCGAGGCGGCGTATTTCGGCGACGGCCTGGCGGAGAACATTGCCGACGAGGTGGTGTCGATCGCGGGCGGGTATACGCACATCCTGGCGCCGGCGACGGCGTACGGGAAGAACATTGCGCCGCGCGTGGCGGCCCTGCTGGATGTGGCGCAGATCTCGGACATCACGAAGGTCGACAGTGCGGACACGTTCGAGCGCCCGATCTACGCGGGCAACGCGATTGCGACGGTGCAAAGCGCGGACAAGGTGAAGGTGATCACGGTGCGCTCGACGGGCTTCGACGCGGTGTCGGCCACGGGAGGCAGCGCGGCGGTGGAGTCGGTGGCGGCGACGCCGGACGCGGGCGTGTCGCAGTTCGTTGGGCGGGAAGTGACGAAGCTGGACCGTCCGGAGCTCACGAGCGCGAAGATCATCGTCTCGGGCGGGCGTGGGCTGGGCAGTGGCGAGAACTACACGAAGGTGCTCGAGCCGCTGGCGGACAAGCTGGGTGCGGCGCTGGGCGCGTCGCGCGCGGCGGTGGATGCCGGTTACGTGCCGAACGACTACCAGGTGGGCCAGACGGGCAAGATCGTGGCGCCGCAACTGTATGTCGCGGTGGGTATCTCGGGTGCGATCCAGCATTTGGCCGGGATGAAGGATTCGAAGGTGATCGTGGCGATCAACAAGGATCCGGAGGCGCCGATTTTCTCGGTGGCGGACTACGGCCTGGTGGGCGACCTGTTCACGGTGGTGCCGGAGCTCACGGGCGCGCTGTAA
- the mltB gene encoding lytic murein transglycosylase B, with protein sequence MTSPVRMYDSLSPARSRLAPRPEMAGNPCRATDAPGSPRHSTRAAFSRTARTFGVVLSLCLGTFALTTTAAHAQTRGKQVAQTEFEEEVVPQRYAANPEVDAFINDIVARDGFDRAELQRVFSRVVFSQTAARLAAPPATPGQKNWTRYEKNFLDNTRINGGVRFWNQNAAALSRAAQQFGVPEEIIVAIIGVETIYGRHMGNFRTIDALTTLAFDYPPARNRSERMALFRTELENLLLYARERGVDPFSIYGSYAGAIGIPQFMPSSIRNYAVDFSGDGKINLTTDVADAIGSVANFLKQHGWQAGQPVVWNIANDRGSQGLAEAGADGQPEPHWKLGDFIKAGMLMNEPRLDVGAKLDTPVLIVDLPTPGQPTQYRMGLNNFYVLTRYNRSFFYAMSVYDLADAIKAARAP encoded by the coding sequence ATGACATCACCGGTACGGATGTACGATTCACTCTCGCCGGCGCGCTCGCGCCTCGCACCTCGACCGGAAATGGCCGGCAACCCCTGCCGCGCGACCGACGCCCCTGGCTCGCCCCGGCACTCAACACGCGCTGCGTTCTCGCGTACTGCACGCACCTTCGGCGTCGTCCTGTCGCTGTGCCTCGGCACGTTCGCGCTCACGACGACCGCCGCGCATGCGCAGACACGCGGCAAGCAGGTTGCGCAGACCGAGTTCGAGGAGGAAGTCGTGCCGCAGCGCTACGCGGCCAATCCCGAAGTCGACGCGTTCATCAACGACATCGTGGCGCGTGACGGCTTCGATCGCGCCGAGTTGCAGCGCGTGTTCTCACGCGTGGTCTTCTCGCAAACGGCCGCTCGCCTGGCCGCGCCGCCCGCCACGCCCGGCCAGAAAAACTGGACCCGCTACGAGAAGAATTTCCTCGACAACACGCGCATCAATGGCGGCGTGCGCTTCTGGAATCAGAATGCGGCCGCGCTGTCGCGAGCGGCCCAGCAATTCGGCGTGCCCGAGGAAATCATCGTCGCCATCATCGGCGTCGAGACGATCTACGGGCGCCACATGGGCAACTTCCGCACCATCGACGCGCTCACTACGCTCGCGTTCGACTACCCGCCCGCGCGCAACCGATCCGAGCGCATGGCGCTGTTCCGCACCGAGCTGGAGAACCTGCTGCTGTACGCCCGCGAGCGCGGCGTCGACCCCTTCAGCATCTACGGCTCATATGCGGGCGCCATCGGCATTCCGCAGTTCATGCCCTCGTCGATTCGCAACTACGCCGTCGACTTCTCGGGCGACGGCAAGATCAATCTGACGACCGACGTGGCGGACGCCATCGGCAGCGTTGCGAACTTCCTCAAGCAACATGGCTGGCAGGCCGGTCAACCTGTCGTCTGGAATATCGCCAATGATCGGGGCAGCCAGGGGTTGGCCGAGGCCGGCGCGGACGGACAACCGGAGCCGCACTGGAAACTCGGCGACTTCATCAAGGCAGGCATGCTGATGAATGAGCCACGGCTCGACGTGGGGGCGAAGCTCGACACGCCGGTGCTCATCGTCGACCTGCCGACGCCGGGCCAGCCGACGCAATATCGCATGGGCCTGAACAACTTCTACGTGCTCACGCGTTACAACCGGAGCTTCTTCTACGCGATGTCGGTGTACGACCTCGCCGACGCGATCAAGGCGGCACGCGCCCCCTGA
- a CDS encoding ferredoxin--NADP reductase, with product MQSQTKYSPQTVTGMHFWTPTIFSIKTTRPAGLTFTPGQFVRLGLPGDDGQLIWRAFSFVNSPAEDTLEFYAITVPGGQLSPRLSQLEVGDELFVDHTAYGFLTLDRFTGGDDLWLLATGTGLAPFVSILRDPTVWQRFERIFLVHSVRWERDLAYYEELKHFSHPDVDPSLVSKLHFAVSVTREQTPGALSGRITSLLDSGELEKAMGATLDPATSRIMVCGNPDMIKELRAWFTQRGYAVSRTATPGPLVLEKQW from the coding sequence ATGCAATCGCAGACGAAGTACTCGCCGCAAACGGTCACCGGCATGCATTTCTGGACGCCGACGATCTTCAGCATCAAGACGACGCGCCCCGCCGGCCTGACCTTCACGCCGGGCCAGTTCGTGCGACTGGGACTGCCGGGCGACGACGGACAGCTGATCTGGCGAGCGTTCTCCTTCGTGAATTCGCCCGCGGAAGATACATTGGAGTTCTATGCAATTACGGTACCAGGCGGGCAACTCTCGCCGCGCCTGTCGCAACTCGAGGTCGGCGATGAGCTCTTCGTCGATCACACCGCCTATGGCTTTCTGACACTGGATCGTTTCACGGGGGGCGACGATCTCTGGCTGCTCGCCACGGGCACCGGCCTCGCACCGTTCGTATCGATCCTGCGAGACCCCACCGTGTGGCAGCGTTTCGAGCGCATCTTCCTCGTGCACAGCGTGCGATGGGAGCGAGACCTCGCCTACTACGAGGAACTGAAGCATTTCTCGCATCCCGACGTCGATCCGTCGCTCGTGAGCAAGCTGCATTTCGCCGTCAGCGTCACGCGCGAGCAAACGCCCGGTGCGCTGTCGGGGCGCATCACGTCATTGCTGGACTCGGGGGAACTGGAAAAGGCGATGGGGGCGACGCTCGACCCGGCCACGTCGCGCATCATGGTGTGCGGCAACCCGGACATGATCAAGGAATTGCGCGCCTGGTTCACACAACGCGGCTACGCCGTGAGCCGTACCGCCACGCCCGGGCCGCTTGTGCTCGAAAAGCAGTGGTGA
- a CDS encoding alpha/beta hydrolase: MPNSTVSYQESRLQASDGLMLHMHTWRPADTHAPLRAVVAIVHGMGEHGARYASLAEHFASLGIATVAYDLRGHGRSGGSRLFVKQFDEYLDDTEIFLTQVRTTFGPTPLFLLGHSMGGAIAALYAITRAPANVRGLMLSSPALGPGEPVAPWMMAAGRWVSRWLPKVPVFKVDPALISRDKRVVEAARQDPLNAYRGTPARTAAELLDAMARIHANADALQLPLYVFHGTADRLTAPWASEQFHGNAGSKDKTLRLYPGGFHETLNDLDRQTVIDELTQWLLRHLPDAPSTAAAPSVPRQAALGAHGNG; the protein is encoded by the coding sequence ATGCCGAATTCGACGGTTTCGTATCAGGAATCGCGGCTGCAGGCCAGTGACGGCCTTATGTTGCACATGCACACGTGGCGGCCCGCCGACACCCACGCGCCGCTGCGCGCCGTCGTCGCCATCGTGCACGGCATGGGCGAACATGGCGCCCGCTATGCGTCGCTGGCCGAACACTTCGCGTCGTTGGGCATCGCCACGGTCGCGTACGATCTGCGCGGACACGGCCGCTCCGGCGGCAGCCGCCTCTTCGTCAAGCAATTCGACGAATATCTCGACGACACCGAGATATTTCTCACCCAGGTGCGCACGACCTTCGGCCCGACCCCGCTCTTTCTGCTCGGCCACAGCATGGGGGGCGCGATCGCGGCGTTGTACGCGATTACGCGCGCGCCGGCGAACGTACGCGGTCTGATGCTGAGCAGCCCGGCGCTCGGCCCCGGCGAGCCGGTGGCGCCATGGATGATGGCCGCAGGCCGATGGGTGTCGCGCTGGCTGCCGAAAGTGCCCGTCTTCAAGGTCGATCCGGCGCTCATCTCGCGCGACAAGCGCGTCGTCGAGGCCGCCAGGCAGGACCCGCTCAACGCCTATCGCGGCACCCCGGCGCGCACCGCCGCCGAACTGCTCGACGCAATGGCGCGCATCCATGCCAACGCCGACGCCCTGCAATTGCCGCTCTACGTGTTTCACGGCACCGCCGACCGGCTCACCGCCCCCTGGGCGAGCGAGCAGTTTCACGGCAATGCCGGCTCGAAAGACAAGACGCTGCGCCTCTATCCCGGGGGCTTTCACGAAACGCTCAACGACCTCGACAGACAAACGGTCATCGACGAGTTGACGCAGTGGCTGCTACGTCATCTGCCCGATGCACCATCGACGGCAGCCGCGCCGTCAGTGCCCCGGCAGGCCGCGTTGGGCGCCCACGGCAACGGCTGA
- a CDS encoding electron transfer flavoprotein subunit beta/FixA family protein produces MKILVPVKRVVDYNVKVRVKSDGSGVDIANVKMSMNPFDEIAVEEAVRLKEAGVATEVIAVSAGVSQSQETLRTALAIGADRAILIESDDELQPLAVAKLLKAVVDKEQPQLVILGKQAIDDDSNQTGQMLAALARLPQATFASKVTVADNRAQVTREVDGGLETVSLSLPAVITTDLRLNEPRYVTLPNIMKAKKKPLETVKPADLGVDVTPRLKTLKVAEPPKRSAGVKVADVAALVEKLKSEAKVI; encoded by the coding sequence ATGAAGATCCTGGTACCGGTCAAACGGGTAGTGGATTACAACGTAAAGGTTCGCGTGAAGAGCGACGGCAGTGGCGTCGACATTGCGAACGTGAAGATGTCGATGAATCCGTTCGACGAAATCGCGGTGGAAGAGGCGGTGCGTCTGAAGGAAGCGGGCGTGGCGACGGAAGTGATCGCGGTGTCGGCGGGGGTGTCGCAATCGCAGGAGACGCTGCGCACGGCGCTGGCGATCGGCGCGGACCGCGCAATCCTGATCGAGTCGGACGACGAACTTCAGCCGCTGGCGGTGGCGAAGTTGCTCAAGGCGGTGGTGGACAAGGAGCAGCCGCAGCTGGTGATCCTGGGCAAGCAGGCGATCGACGACGATTCGAACCAGACCGGGCAGATGCTCGCGGCGCTGGCCAGGTTGCCGCAGGCGACGTTCGCCTCGAAGGTGACGGTGGCGGACAACCGCGCGCAAGTCACGCGTGAAGTGGATGGGGGTCTGGAGACGGTGTCGCTGTCGCTGCCGGCGGTGATCACGACGGACCTGCGCCTGAACGAGCCGCGTTACGTGACGTTGCCCAACATCATGAAGGCGAAGAAGAAGCCGCTGGAGACGGTCAAGCCGGCGGATCTGGGCGTGGATGTGACGCCGCGGCTGAAGACGCTGAAGGTGGCCGAGCCGCCCAAGCGCAGCGCGGGTGTGAAGGTGGCGGACGTGGCAGCGCTCGTCGAGAAGCTCAAGAGCGAAGCGAAGGTCATCTGA
- the cysM gene encoding cysteine synthase CysM, with amino-acid sequence MAYKTIEDTIGNTPLVQLVRLPDDEIRRRNNVILGKLEGNNPAGSVKDRPALSMIKHAELRGRIKPGDTLIEATSGNTGIALAMAAAIRGYKMILIMPEDLSIERRQSMGAYGAQIILTPVKGGMEYARDLAEQMQRDGRGIILDQFANPDNPLAHYETTGPEIWRDTEGRITHFVSAMGTTGTIMGVSQYLKEQSDAVQIIGAEPAEGSRIPGIRKWPEAYLPKIFDRARVDRTVSVTQAEAEIMARRLAAEEGIFCGISAAGACQIALNLAHEVENATIVFVVCDRGDRYLSTGVFPA; translated from the coding sequence ATGGCCTACAAGACTATCGAAGACACCATCGGCAATACGCCGCTGGTGCAATTGGTGCGTTTGCCCGACGACGAAATCCGCCGCCGCAACAACGTGATTCTCGGAAAGCTCGAGGGCAATAACCCGGCGGGTTCGGTGAAGGACCGCCCGGCGCTGTCGATGATCAAGCACGCCGAATTGCGCGGACGCATCAAGCCGGGCGACACGCTCATCGAAGCGACCTCGGGCAACACAGGCATTGCGCTGGCCATGGCCGCGGCCATTCGCGGCTACAAGATGATCCTCATCATGCCGGAGGACCTGTCCATCGAGCGCCGTCAGAGCATGGGGGCTTATGGCGCCCAGATCATCCTCACGCCGGTCAAGGGGGGCATGGAATATGCGCGTGACCTCGCCGAGCAGATGCAGCGCGACGGGCGCGGCATCATCCTCGACCAGTTCGCCAATCCCGACAATCCGCTGGCGCATTACGAGACGACGGGCCCGGAAATCTGGCGCGACACCGAAGGCCGCATCACGCACTTCGTCTCCGCGATGGGCACGACGGGCACCATCATGGGCGTGTCGCAATACCTGAAGGAGCAGAGCGACGCCGTGCAGATCATCGGCGCGGAGCCGGCGGAAGGCTCCCGCATTCCCGGCATCCGCAAGTGGCCGGAAGCCTATCTGCCGAAGATTTTCGATCGCGCTCGCGTGGATCGCACCGTGTCCGTCACGCAGGCGGAAGCCGAAATCATGGCGCGGCGCCTCGCGGCGGAAGAGGGGATCTTCTGCGGCATTTCGGCCGCCGGCGCCTGCCAGATCGCGTTGAATCTGGCGCACGAGGTCGAGAACGCGACCATCGTGTTCGTGGTCTGCGATCGCGGCGACCGCTATCTGTCGACGGGGGTGTTCCCCGCGTGA